A stretch of Cucumis sativus cultivar 9930 chromosome 2, Cucumber_9930_V3, whole genome shotgun sequence DNA encodes these proteins:
- the LOC101211327 gene encoding protein TIFY 8 isoform X2, translated as MAQHSMLTNVNSNSNKDYVCKNSTDPHPQLPANPIFHDFLGMKNPDNTPLVFAPRTAAAAAEPSPAASASRGPSSSGGRGPISTTSDLASDRQVGSHLEGVPFYGPRGNMSTTEIHSRIIGSKRSISDSFMGSYRDGVPHMPSESHHNSLHLMKTLQNGAGGERNRRSNDDEVTPGMQHPMRPNPASLILQSHIGSGSRLDADVTKWERSTVMNIGPAPVVQASPRGKLEPFLSRLELATKKFRDANMIPPNIFQSAADEGSRTGIKGPGILSSSNPGGGTSERNSSILLGSCSLQKSGTNVVEHEAGIPSSRRGLASANRQMTIFYGGQAHVFDDVHPNKVHVLNYMVLSTCLSFSYYPSRCYNGLSWIERWIVVN; from the exons ATGGCTCAGCACAGTATGCTAACCAATGTCAACAGCAACTCCAACAAAGACTATGTTTGTAAAAATTCTACTGACCCACATCCACAATTACCTGccaatccaatttttcatgattttttagGCATGAAAAACCCTGATAATACTCCTTTGGTTTTTGCTCCCCGGACGGCGGCGGCGGCTGCGGAGCCCTCGCCGGCTGCCTCCGCCTCCCGTGGTCCTTCTTCAAGCGGTGGTCGTGGCCCTATCTCTACTACCTCAGATCTTGCTTCTG ACCGACAGGTAGGGAGTCATCTTGAAGGTGTTCCATTTTATGGTCCGAGGGGTAATATGTCTACGACGGAGATTCATAGTAGGATTATAGGAAGTAAGAGAAGCATATCGGATTCTTTTATGGGATCGTATCGGGATGGAGTTCCACACATGCCTTCTGAGTCGCATCATAATAGCTTGCATCTAATGAAG ACATTACAAAATGGAGCAGGCGGGGAGCGAAACCGAAGATCCAATGATGATGAAGTGACGCCTGGGATGCAGCATCCAATGAGACCGAACCCTGCATCACTTATCCTTCAATCTCATATTGGAAGTGGCAGTAGACTTGATGCTGATGTTACCAAGTGGGAAAGATCCACAGTTATGAACATTGGTCCTGCTCCGGTAGTACAGGCCTCTCCTCGGGGAAAATTGGAGCCTTTTCTTTCTCGGTTAGAGTTAGCTACAAAAAAGTTCAGAGATGCCAATATGATTCCCCCAAATATATTTCAGTCAGCTGCAGATGAGGGATCTCGAACTGGAATCAAAGGTCCTGGAATCTTAAGTTCGAGCAATCCCGGTGGTGGAACCTCTGAACGAAATTCATCTATCCTACTGGGAAGCTGCAGCTTGCAAAAGTCTGGGACTAATGTCGTGGAGCATGAAGCCGGTATTCCTTCAAG TCGACGTGGTCTTGCATCTGCTAATCGGCAGATGACAATATTTTACGGTGGCCAAGCACATGTCTTTGATGACGTTCATCCAAACAAGGTTCATGTTCTAAATTACATGGTTTTGAGCACATGTTTGTCCTTCTCTTATTATCCAA GCAGATGTTATAATGGCCTTAGCTGGATCGAACGGTGGATCGTGGTCAACTAA
- the LOC101211327 gene encoding protein TIFY 8 isoform X1, with protein MAQHSMLTNVNSNSNKDYVCKNSTDPHPQLPANPIFHDFLGMKNPDNTPLVFAPRTAAAAAEPSPAASASRGPSSSGGRGPISTTSDLASDRQVGSHLEGVPFYGPRGNMSTTEIHSRIIGSKRSISDSFMGSYRDGVPHMPSESHHNSLHLMKTLQNGAGGERNRRSNDDEVTPGMQHPMRPNPASLILQSHIGSGSRLDADVTKWERSTVMNIGPAPVVQASPRGKLEPFLSRLELATKKFRDANMIPPNIFQSAADEGSRTGIKGPGILSSSNPGGGTSERNSSILLGSCSLQKSGTNVVEHEAGIPSSRRGLASANRQMTIFYGGQAHVFDDVHPNKADVIMALAGSNGGSWSTNYGAKSNARPINENQEPSGELDIGMTSNSTPAFAKEARGKLCVAGSSVPLAGSVERISTTSPGAPHGSSGGKGGRDQVQATDSMEKKREVQY; from the exons ATGGCTCAGCACAGTATGCTAACCAATGTCAACAGCAACTCCAACAAAGACTATGTTTGTAAAAATTCTACTGACCCACATCCACAATTACCTGccaatccaatttttcatgattttttagGCATGAAAAACCCTGATAATACTCCTTTGGTTTTTGCTCCCCGGACGGCGGCGGCGGCTGCGGAGCCCTCGCCGGCTGCCTCCGCCTCCCGTGGTCCTTCTTCAAGCGGTGGTCGTGGCCCTATCTCTACTACCTCAGATCTTGCTTCTG ACCGACAGGTAGGGAGTCATCTTGAAGGTGTTCCATTTTATGGTCCGAGGGGTAATATGTCTACGACGGAGATTCATAGTAGGATTATAGGAAGTAAGAGAAGCATATCGGATTCTTTTATGGGATCGTATCGGGATGGAGTTCCACACATGCCTTCTGAGTCGCATCATAATAGCTTGCATCTAATGAAG ACATTACAAAATGGAGCAGGCGGGGAGCGAAACCGAAGATCCAATGATGATGAAGTGACGCCTGGGATGCAGCATCCAATGAGACCGAACCCTGCATCACTTATCCTTCAATCTCATATTGGAAGTGGCAGTAGACTTGATGCTGATGTTACCAAGTGGGAAAGATCCACAGTTATGAACATTGGTCCTGCTCCGGTAGTACAGGCCTCTCCTCGGGGAAAATTGGAGCCTTTTCTTTCTCGGTTAGAGTTAGCTACAAAAAAGTTCAGAGATGCCAATATGATTCCCCCAAATATATTTCAGTCAGCTGCAGATGAGGGATCTCGAACTGGAATCAAAGGTCCTGGAATCTTAAGTTCGAGCAATCCCGGTGGTGGAACCTCTGAACGAAATTCATCTATCCTACTGGGAAGCTGCAGCTTGCAAAAGTCTGGGACTAATGTCGTGGAGCATGAAGCCGGTATTCCTTCAAG TCGACGTGGTCTTGCATCTGCTAATCGGCAGATGACAATATTTTACGGTGGCCAAGCACATGTCTTTGATGACGTTCATCCAAACAAG GCAGATGTTATAATGGCCTTAGCTGGATCGAACGGTGGATCGTGGTCAACTAATTATGGAGCAAAGTCAAATGCTAGGCCAATCAATGAAAACCAAGAACCAAGTGGAGAACTCGATATTGGTATGACAAGTAACAGCACCCCAGCGTTCGCCAAAGAAGCTCGTGGAAAGCTGTGTGTTGCTGGGAGTTCCGTTCCATTAGCTGGCTCTGTTGAGAGAATCTCGACAACATCACCAG GAGCACCTCATGGCAGCAGTGGTGGTAAGGGCGGTAGAGACCAAGTTCAAGCCACTGATTCcatggagaagaagagagaggtGCAATATTAG